One region of Zingiber officinale cultivar Zhangliang chromosome 7B, Zo_v1.1, whole genome shotgun sequence genomic DNA includes:
- the LOC122003782 gene encoding probable calcium-binding protein CML36: MAQTRKRKRKRKRRAEKATNASTMKLCVPSFLASHSKKGSKNSSSRRCSAAGSSDGDSSTSSSLFRSALLPSFSARELEAALRRLGPVKTASGVDLTEAELAALLAEPSPPEAEGELREAFAVFDADGDGKISAEELRSVLDKLGDEACSLEDCRRMIHGVDTDGDGFVCFNDFARMMDGQRCF; this comes from the coding sequence ATGGCGcagacgaggaagaggaagaggaagaggaagaggagggcggAGAAGGCAACGAACGCTTCCACCATGAAGCTatgcgtgccatccttcttggcCTCCCATTCAAAGAAGGGAAGCAAGAACTCCTCCTCTCGCCGATGTTCCGCCGCCGGGTCCTCCGACGGCgactcctccacctcctcctccctCTTCCGCTCCGCCCTTCTCCCCTCCTTCTCCGCCCGCGAGCTCGAGGCTGCGCTACGCCGCCTGGGCCCCGTTAAAACCGCCTCCGGCGTCGACCTCACCGAGGCCGAACTCGCAGCGCTGCTGGCGGAGCCGTCGCCGCCGGAGGCAGAGGGCGAGCTGCGCGAAGCCTTCGCAGTGTTCGACGCCGACGGCGACGGGAAGATCTCCGCGGAGGAGCTGAGGAGCGTGCTCGACAAGCTGGGGGACGAGGCCTGCTCCCTGGAGGACTGCCGCCGGATGATCCACGGCGTCGACACCGACGGCGACGGCTTTGTCTGCTTCAACGATTTCGCCCGCATGATGGACGGCCAGCGATGCTTCTGA